A portion of the Bacteroides faecium genome contains these proteins:
- a CDS encoding RagB/SusD family nutrient uptake outer membrane protein has protein sequence MKNNKLTVFLMAVFTVFASSCSDFLDTVSDNRTEVDNASKITSLLVSAYPNYSPFLLAELSSDNMMDNGIRFDDTQLQEDAYLWEEPTDASYDSPYALWESCYKAVASANQALRSIRELGDPASLNPQKGEALLCRAFAHFLLANIFCMPYNPLTAEQQLGVPYPMEPEEEVIVVHERGTLAQTYAWIEKDIEEGLPLVNDVIYSVPKYHFNKKAANAFAARFFLYYQKWDKVIEYADKVLGANPETMIRHWEEDFGALSQVDDVANQYISEKKAANLMLNASYSLWPIIVGPYDIYKRYGHGMDVYAVETIQSNGPWNWRGGLVMSNIIVSIQQKNPFPKIIDYFEYTDKTSGIGYDHMVSVVFSADETLLCRAEAYALQQNYAQALKDINTWIKYNSVISQDDGSDLTLTELRTFYRSLRYAPALITSRQQRSVKKTLNPEGFAVTAGTQENLIQLILQLRRLTGLQEGLRWYDLKRYGIEFSHNRDNDTPVVLTKDDPRRAIQLPQDVINAGMRPNPRNN, from the coding sequence ATGAAGAATAATAAATTAACTGTATTCTTGATGGCTGTATTCACAGTATTTGCATCATCATGTAGTGATTTTCTAGATACGGTTTCCGATAACCGGACAGAGGTGGATAATGCCAGTAAGATTACTTCATTGCTGGTTTCCGCTTATCCTAACTACTCTCCGTTCCTGTTGGCGGAACTGTCTTCCGACAATATGATGGATAACGGTATCCGGTTTGACGATACGCAACTACAGGAAGATGCTTATCTGTGGGAAGAACCGACGGATGCCAGTTATGATAGCCCTTACGCTTTGTGGGAATCATGCTATAAAGCGGTAGCTTCGGCCAACCAGGCACTGCGGAGCATCCGGGAACTGGGTGACCCTGCCAGCCTGAATCCTCAAAAAGGAGAAGCGTTGCTATGTCGTGCCTTTGCGCATTTTTTGTTAGCCAACATCTTCTGTATGCCTTATAACCCGCTAACGGCGGAACAGCAACTGGGTGTACCTTATCCTATGGAACCGGAAGAAGAAGTAATCGTTGTGCACGAACGCGGAACGCTCGCCCAAACGTATGCATGGATAGAAAAAGATATTGAAGAAGGTTTGCCATTGGTGAACGACGTGATTTACAGCGTGCCCAAATATCATTTCAATAAGAAAGCGGCTAATGCTTTCGCCGCGCGTTTCTTTCTTTATTATCAGAAGTGGGATAAAGTGATTGAATATGCGGATAAGGTGCTCGGAGCAAATCCTGAAACAATGATCCGTCACTGGGAGGAAGATTTCGGCGCGCTTAGTCAGGTGGACGATGTAGCTAACCAATATATTTCGGAGAAGAAAGCGGCCAATCTGATGTTAAACGCCAGTTATTCACTTTGGCCGATAATTGTCGGGCCTTATGATATTTATAAGCGCTATGGGCATGGGATGGATGTTTATGCCGTAGAAACGATTCAGTCTAACGGTCCGTGGAACTGGCGCGGAGGACTGGTGATGAGTAATATTATCGTAAGTATTCAGCAAAAGAATCCGTTTCCCAAGATAATCGACTATTTTGAGTACACCGACAAAACGAGTGGAATCGGCTATGACCACATGGTGTCTGTAGTGTTCAGCGCAGACGAGACTCTTCTCTGCCGTGCCGAAGCGTATGCCTTGCAACAGAATTATGCCCAGGCGCTGAAAGATATTAATACGTGGATAAAGTATAACAGTGTCATCAGCCAGGATGACGGTTCCGACCTGACCCTGACTGAGTTGAGGACATTTTACAGGAGTCTCCGTTATGCGCCTGCGCTCATCACTTCCCGGCAGCAAAGAAGTGTAAAGAAAACGTTGAATCCGGAAGGGTTTGCAGTTACTGCGGGTACACAAGAAAACCTGATTCAATTGATTCTCCAGTTGCGGCGCTTGACCGGGTTGCAGGAAGGGCTGCGATGGTATGACCTGAAACGTTATGGAATTGAGTTCTCTCACAACAGGGATAACGATACGCCTGTCGTATTGACAAAAGATGACCCCAGGCGGGCTATTCAGTTGCCGCAAGATGTAATCAATGCGGGGATGCGGCCTAATCCAAGAAACAATTAA
- a CDS encoding zinc-binding metallopeptidase — MKHLKYMTLMLFFICGISSCSEDSMDDRSIFTGTEQQKKEFDNWLLKNYVYPYNIDFKYRLEDHESDHDYNLVPSEYGKSVAIAKLVKFLWIDSYIEVMDDNSEFICTYGPKMIHLVGSPAYEEGQITLGTAEGGLKVTLYNVNNLDPKNPVIEDLNFWYFKTMHHEFSHILHQTIEFPQEFYEISTGKYLGSGWVNVTDEAALKRGFITPYGGSEVHEDFAETIANYVTHDAAWWNKQIIIAGDGATYIQQKLELARTYMQETWNINLDSLRDIVQRRSSEVLDLDLENLND; from the coding sequence ATGAAACACTTGAAATATATGACTTTGATGCTATTCTTTATTTGCGGCATAAGCTCCTGTAGTGAAGATAGTATGGACGACCGGAGCATATTTACCGGTACGGAACAGCAAAAAAAAGAGTTTGACAACTGGTTGTTAAAAAACTATGTATATCCATATAACATTGATTTTAAATACCGGCTGGAAGATCATGAGTCCGATCACGATTATAATCTGGTTCCTTCCGAATATGGCAAGTCGGTGGCTATTGCCAAGCTGGTCAAGTTTTTATGGATTGATTCCTATATAGAAGTAATGGATGACAATAGTGAATTTATTTGCACATACGGTCCGAAAATGATTCACCTGGTCGGTTCCCCGGCCTATGAGGAAGGACAAATCACACTGGGGACTGCGGAAGGCGGACTGAAGGTGACTTTGTATAATGTGAACAATCTGGATCCTAAGAATCCGGTAATCGAGGACTTGAACTTCTGGTATTTCAAGACTATGCATCATGAGTTTTCCCATATTCTGCACCAGACTATCGAATTTCCACAGGAGTTTTATGAAATATCAACAGGCAAATACCTGGGAAGCGGTTGGGTGAACGTTACAGATGAGGCGGCACTGAAGAGAGGATTTATCACTCCTTACGGTGGCAGTGAAGTGCATGAGGACTTTGCAGAGACAATCGCTAATTATGTGACTCATGATGCAGCCTGGTGGAATAAGCAGATTATTATTGCGGGTGACGGAGCTACTTATATTCAGCAGAAACTGGAATTGGCACGCACCTATATGCAAGAAACTTGGAATATCAATTTGGACTCGTTAAGAGATATTGTGCAGCGCCGCTCTTCAGAGGTGTTGGATTTAGATTTGGAAAACTTAAATGATTGA
- a CDS encoding DUF4302 domain-containing protein has protein sequence MKYLYNFCIVLVLLAFASCSPEVDDVFSETASERINKAIEEDLKVLQGAPNGWMLEYYPSATKMYGGFTILLSFDEEGNAKAACDMFSADKVAQSMYAVKQSTGPTLTFDTYNEVFHLFSEPSNIFGIGDDGKGMEGDYEFLILECTADKVVLKGKKTGVKMLMTPLPEDKTWQRYLSEVQQVAKEAYLGMYDVQMGGETEYTVEQEYHRFVLTHEDGTQENLPFVYTADGIKFYEPVELGTTQMQNLAWDNSRQAYVSGDITMKAVKPAGYRLIDDLTGTYTFYYSSPVQTVTVTLERFDSGNPFALYLVMKGFEDYEFLIPYDSVYGRISILTQMLTSSVALLPWAIDPQTGSGNISTTNGVGLVGINGSNGLITFKDNGVWGEEVNSMIIFDLVAGQPLIRIPYITKMVKQ, from the coding sequence ATGAAGTATTTATATAATTTCTGTATAGTTCTTGTCCTTCTTGCTTTTGCGTCATGCAGTCCCGAAGTGGATGATGTATTCAGTGAAACGGCATCCGAGCGTATTAATAAGGCTATAGAGGAGGATTTAAAGGTGTTGCAGGGTGCTCCGAACGGCTGGATGCTGGAATATTATCCTTCTGCGACAAAGATGTATGGCGGATTCACTATTCTGCTGTCCTTTGATGAGGAGGGAAATGCAAAAGCCGCATGCGATATGTTTAGCGCAGACAAGGTCGCGCAAAGTATGTATGCGGTGAAACAGAGCACGGGGCCTACATTGACTTTCGATACGTATAATGAGGTTTTCCATTTGTTCTCCGAACCTTCCAATATATTCGGCATCGGTGATGACGGGAAAGGAATGGAGGGAGATTATGAGTTCCTGATTTTGGAATGTACCGCGGATAAGGTGGTATTGAAAGGCAAGAAAACAGGTGTCAAAATGTTGATGACTCCCCTGCCCGAAGACAAGACATGGCAACGATACCTGAGTGAAGTTCAGCAAGTTGCAAAAGAAGCGTATTTAGGCATGTATGATGTGCAGATGGGCGGGGAGACGGAATATACTGTTGAGCAGGAATATCATCGTTTTGTATTGACACATGAGGACGGAACACAAGAAAACCTTCCGTTTGTATATACCGCAGACGGCATCAAGTTTTATGAACCTGTCGAACTGGGCACTACTCAAATGCAGAATCTCGCATGGGACAATAGCCGGCAGGCATACGTGAGCGGTGACATAACCATGAAGGCAGTCAAGCCGGCAGGATATAGGCTGATAGATGACTTGACCGGTACTTATACTTTCTATTATAGCAGTCCCGTTCAAACTGTTACAGTTACCCTTGAGCGTTTTGACAGTGGCAACCCTTTCGCTCTGTATCTGGTAATGAAGGGATTTGAGGATTACGAATTTCTGATACCCTATGATAGTGTGTATGGTAGAATCAGTATTCTCACCCAGATGCTGACTTCTTCTGTGGCGTTATTGCCATGGGCGATAGATCCGCAAACGGGTAGCGGCAACATCTCTACGACCAATGGCGTAGGACTGGTGGGAATCAACGGCAGCAATGGGCTGATTACTTTTAAAGATAACGGAGTGTGGGGCGAAGAGGTGAATTCGATGATAATCTTTGACCTGGTTGCAGGGCAGCCTCTAATCCGGATCCCATATATTACTAAGATGGTGAAACAATAA
- a CDS encoding TlpA family protein disulfide reductase produces the protein MKKNSIIMGIFLVFSTLMADAQSLPNVKVENADGKQIEVASLVDGKPFILSFWGVTCKPCITELNALNEVMDEWRKEVDFNIVAVSVDDSRFTSRARSMAKGFGWQFTCVFDKNQDLKRALNVSLTPQTFIVDGKGKIVYSHTGYTPGSENELLDKLKELKAE, from the coding sequence ATGAAAAAGAACAGTATAATAATGGGAATCTTCCTTGTCTTTTCCACTCTTATGGCGGATGCGCAGTCATTGCCGAATGTGAAAGTGGAGAATGCGGACGGGAAACAGATTGAAGTAGCTTCATTGGTGGACGGAAAACCGTTTATCCTCTCATTTTGGGGGGTGACGTGCAAACCTTGCATTACGGAGCTGAATGCGTTGAACGAAGTGATGGATGAGTGGCGTAAAGAAGTCGATTTCAATATCGTTGCCGTATCTGTGGACGATAGCCGTTTCACCTCGCGTGCACGTTCGATGGCGAAAGGGTTCGGATGGCAGTTTACATGTGTGTTTGATAAGAACCAGGACTTGAAACGGGCATTGAATGTATCTCTCACTCCGCAGACGTTCATTGTAGATGGAAAGGGAAAAATAGTCTATTCGCATACCGGATATACGCCGGGTAGTGAGAATGAACTGCTCGACAAACTAAAGGAACTGAAAGCTGAATGA